A genomic region of Friedmanniella luteola contains the following coding sequences:
- a CDS encoding cytochrome c oxidase subunit 3, giving the protein MVAVGTIVWLASELMFFAALFAAYFTIRNVTNSQAAGGGFESLWAQQTELLNVPFAVVNTTVLVASSFTCQMGVFAAERGQVSRGGGPLALGRWGLREWYILTFVMGAFFIGGQVYEYAGLISEGLTLSSDVYGSVFYLATGFHGLHVTGGLIAFVLLLGRTYLARTFTHEQAVSAVVVSYYWHFVDVVWIALFGVIYLLR; this is encoded by the coding sequence ATGGTGGCCGTCGGCACCATCGTCTGGCTCGCCTCCGAGCTGATGTTCTTCGCGGCCCTGTTCGCGGCGTACTTCACGATCCGCAACGTGACGAACTCCCAGGCGGCGGGCGGCGGCTTCGAGAGCCTGTGGGCCCAGCAGACCGAGCTGTTGAACGTGCCCTTCGCGGTCGTCAACACGACGGTGCTGGTGGCCAGCTCCTTCACCTGCCAGATGGGCGTCTTCGCCGCCGAGCGCGGCCAGGTCTCCCGCGGCGGCGGCCCGCTCGCCCTCGGCCGGTGGGGGCTGCGCGAGTGGTACATCCTCACGTTCGTCATGGGCGCCTTCTTCATCGGCGGCCAGGTGTACGAGTACGCCGGGCTGATCTCGGAGGGCCTGACGCTGTCCTCCGACGTCTACGGGTCCGTCTTCTACCTCGCGACCGGCTTCCACGGCCTGCACGTGACGGGCGGTCTGATCGCCTTCGTGCTGCTCCTCGGACGCACCTACCTGGCCCGCACCTTCACCCACGAGCAGGCCGTCAGCGCCGTTGTAGTGTCCTACTACTGGCACTTCGTCGACGTCGTCTGGATCGCTCTCTTCGGCGTGATCTACCTGCTGCGCTGA
- a CDS encoding cytochrome b — protein MAKPATTVDDQKAVEAHVPQKELGPVFKAASGPARWADERLGIATLSRPFIRKVFPDHWSFLLGEIALYSFIILLITGTFLSFWYKPSMAEIEYEGTYQLLRGVSMSESYASTLALSFDIRGGLLVRQMHHWAAALFLAAMLAHSLRVFFTGAFRKPREINWVIGVAMLMMGLIEGFAGYSLPDDLLSGTGLRFVDGLVRSIPLIGTWAEFFVFGGEFPGSLIVSRLYIVHVLLLPAIILGLIAAHLALVVYHKHTQFPGPGRNEGNVVGYPVFPVYAAKAGGFFFIVFGLLTLMGGLMQINPVWTYGPYNPAEVTAGSQPDWYMGFVEGGIRIMPNWEWHLGGTTWSWNVAIPGLGLMGLFFGLMAVYPFIEQWVTKDKSEHHIADRPRNAPTRTAFGVAAMTCYGMLWIGGGNDLVATQFRVSLNAVTYFLRVAVFVAPVLAFIITKRICIGLQRADEERLLHGAETGVIERDPSGSYSERHAPISVGEAYTLTQHKQLPALLPAQDGDVKAKEMRIEQLRRRATRFYFQDDLRKPTRAELEEAQHHGHDDDHALTAGHEGNGSSNGHHSITAGTQQNVTHQ, from the coding sequence ATGGCTAAGCCAGCCACGACCGTCGACGACCAGAAGGCCGTCGAGGCGCACGTCCCGCAGAAGGAGCTGGGTCCCGTCTTCAAGGCGGCCTCCGGCCCCGCGCGCTGGGCCGACGAACGACTGGGCATCGCGACCCTGAGCCGGCCCTTCATCCGCAAGGTCTTCCCCGACCACTGGTCGTTCCTGCTCGGGGAGATCGCGCTCTACTCGTTCATCATCCTGCTGATCACCGGCACGTTCCTCTCGTTCTGGTACAAGCCGTCGATGGCCGAGATCGAGTACGAGGGCACCTACCAGCTGCTCCGCGGCGTCAGCATGTCGGAGTCCTACGCCTCCACGCTGGCGCTCTCCTTCGACATCCGCGGCGGGCTGCTGGTCCGCCAGATGCACCACTGGGCGGCCGCGCTGTTCCTGGCCGCGATGCTGGCGCACAGCCTGCGCGTCTTCTTCACCGGCGCCTTCCGCAAGCCGCGCGAGATCAACTGGGTCATCGGCGTCGCCATGCTGATGATGGGCCTGATCGAGGGCTTCGCGGGCTACTCGCTGCCGGACGACCTGCTGTCGGGCACCGGCCTGCGCTTCGTCGACGGCCTCGTCCGCTCGATCCCGCTGATCGGCACCTGGGCCGAGTTCTTCGTCTTCGGCGGGGAGTTCCCGGGCAGCCTGATCGTGTCGCGGCTCTACATCGTGCACGTCCTGCTGCTGCCGGCGATCATCCTCGGGTTGATCGCGGCGCACCTGGCGCTGGTGGTCTACCACAAGCACACCCAGTTCCCCGGCCCGGGCCGCAACGAGGGCAACGTCGTCGGCTACCCCGTCTTCCCGGTGTACGCCGCCAAGGCCGGTGGCTTCTTCTTCATCGTCTTCGGCCTGCTGACCCTCATGGGCGGGCTGATGCAGATCAACCCGGTGTGGACCTACGGGCCCTACAACCCGGCCGAGGTCACCGCCGGTTCGCAGCCGGACTGGTACATGGGCTTCGTCGAGGGCGGCATCCGGATCATGCCGAACTGGGAGTGGCACCTCGGCGGCACCACCTGGTCGTGGAACGTCGCGATCCCGGGTCTCGGCCTGATGGGTCTCTTCTTCGGCCTGATGGCGGTCTACCCGTTCATCGAGCAGTGGGTCACCAAGGACAAGTCGGAGCACCACATCGCCGACCGTCCGCGGAACGCCCCCACCCGCACCGCCTTCGGTGTGGCGGCGATGACCTGCTACGGCATGCTCTGGATCGGCGGGGGCAACGACCTGGTCGCCACCCAGTTCCGGGTCTCGTTGAACGCGGTGACCTACTTCCTGCGGGTCGCGGTCTTCGTGGCCCCCGTGCTCGCCTTCATCATCACCAAGCGGATCTGCATCGGCCTCCAGCGGGCCGACGAGGAGCGGCTGCTGCACGGTGCCGAGACCGGCGTCATCGAGCGGGACCCCTCGGGCTCCTACTCCGAGCGGCACGCTCCGATCTCGGTCGGGGAGGCCTACACCCTCACCCAGCACAAGCAGCTGCCCGCGCTGCTCCCGGCCCAGGACGGCGACGTCAAGGCGAAGGAGATGCGGATCGAGCAGCTGCGGCGCCGGGCCACCCGGTTCTACTTCCAGGACGACCTGCGCAAGCCGACGCGGGCCGAGCTGGAGGAGGCGCAGCACCACGGTCACGACGACGACCACGCGCTGACCGCCGGCCACGAGGGGAACGGCAGCAGCAACGGCCACCACTCGATCACGGCGGGGACGCAGCAGAACGTCACCCACCAGTAG
- the trpD gene encoding anthranilate phosphoribosyltransferase, with protein sequence MTSWPVLLGALVQGQDQSRDATAWAMEQILGGAATPGQIAAFVVALRAKGETVEEIAGLADTMLDFATSIELGGPAVDVVGSGGDRSNTVNISSMAALVAAGAGARVVKHGNRAASSACGSADVLEALGVVLDLPPEAQQGVADAAGIAFLFAPHYHPALRHAGPVRRELGIPTTFNYLGPLTNPAQPGAQAVGVADERMAALVAGVFAARGHQGLVVHGGDGLDELTTTTSSRVWVHVGGAVTETALDPLDLGLARADADDLTGGDPAHNAQVVHDVLAGRPGPVHDVVVLNAAATLVAFHGPDPARLTEQLGEQLVAAEEAIASGRAAETLARWVDVTRSAVS encoded by the coding sequence GTGACCAGCTGGCCCGTGCTGCTCGGGGCCCTGGTGCAGGGCCAGGACCAGAGCCGCGACGCGACCGCCTGGGCGATGGAGCAGATCCTGGGCGGCGCGGCGACGCCCGGGCAGATCGCCGCCTTCGTCGTCGCCCTGCGGGCCAAGGGGGAGACGGTCGAGGAGATCGCCGGGCTCGCGGACACCATGCTCGACTTCGCCACCTCGATCGAGCTCGGCGGCCCGGCCGTCGACGTCGTCGGCTCGGGGGGCGACCGCTCGAACACCGTCAACATCTCCTCGATGGCCGCGCTGGTCGCGGCCGGCGCGGGCGCCCGCGTGGTCAAGCACGGGAACCGGGCCGCCTCCTCGGCCTGCGGCTCCGCCGACGTGCTCGAGGCGCTGGGCGTGGTGCTCGACCTGCCGCCGGAGGCCCAGCAGGGCGTGGCCGACGCCGCCGGGATCGCGTTCCTCTTCGCCCCGCACTACCACCCGGCGCTGCGGCACGCCGGACCGGTGCGCCGCGAGCTGGGGATCCCCACGACCTTCAACTACCTCGGGCCGCTGACCAACCCGGCGCAGCCCGGCGCCCAGGCCGTCGGTGTCGCCGACGAGCGGATGGCCGCCCTGGTCGCCGGCGTCTTCGCCGCACGCGGCCACCAGGGGCTGGTCGTGCACGGCGGCGACGGCCTCGACGAGCTGACCACGACGACCAGCTCGCGGGTCTGGGTGCACGTCGGGGGTGCGGTCACCGAGACCGCGCTGGACCCGCTGGACCTCGGCCTCGCCCGCGCGGACGCCGACGACCTCACCGGGGGCGACCCCGCCCACAACGCGCAGGTGGTCCACGACGTGCTCGCCGGCCGGCCGGGACCCGTGCACGACGTCGTGGTGCTGAACGCGGCCGCGACCCTGGTGGCCTTCCACGGGCCCGACCCGGCGCGGCTGACCGAGCAGCTCGGCGAGCAGCTGGTCGCCGCCGAGGAGGCGATCGCCTCCGGCCGCGCCGCCGAGACGCTGGCCCGCTGGGTCGACGTGACCCGCAGCGCCGTCAGCTGA
- a CDS encoding DUF2510 domain-containing protein, translating into MSAAPRPGWYPDPAGTPDLYRWWDGADWTAAISESPRAPTPRLHSPARPEDDVTRRRPSPFRTVVALLVCLALFLSATVGLGLAIWGDRSGVQRGARSPGAATPAAAPASSAAVGRLDQSSRVATVGPVSMTLPDAPYRTRPDPMSIPQLLDACFLAWAPVHTRSHGATSWAAAVLLGRLHPDVGAGGDLAARGRAVTAQLDRLLFRSAPVQVTGVEVADHAVDNHAGVLVTARVHYRLPDLPSRYDDVAVVLVGLEDGSVVLAATSVPDDADPGLARQAADALASLAVS; encoded by the coding sequence GTGAGCGCTGCCCCGCGGCCCGGCTGGTATCCCGACCCCGCCGGCACCCCCGACCTCTACCGGTGGTGGGACGGCGCCGACTGGACCGCGGCGATCAGCGAGTCCCCTCGCGCCCCCACCCCGCGGCTGCACTCCCCCGCCCGGCCCGAGGACGACGTCACCCGTCGCCGCCCGTCCCCCTTCCGCACCGTCGTCGCCCTGCTGGTCTGCCTGGCCCTGTTCCTCAGCGCCACCGTCGGCCTCGGGCTGGCGATCTGGGGCGACCGCTCGGGGGTCCAGCGGGGTGCGCGCTCCCCCGGCGCCGCCACCCCGGCGGCCGCTCCGGCCAGCAGCGCCGCGGTCGGCCGCCTCGACCAGTCCAGCCGGGTGGCCACCGTCGGCCCGGTCTCGATGACCCTGCCCGACGCCCCCTACCGGACCCGGCCCGACCCGATGAGCATCCCCCAGCTGCTCGACGCCTGCTTCCTCGCCTGGGCGCCGGTGCACACCCGCTCCCACGGCGCGACGTCGTGGGCCGCTGCGGTGCTGCTCGGCCGGCTGCACCCCGACGTCGGCGCGGGCGGCGACCTCGCCGCCCGCGGCCGGGCGGTCACCGCCCAGCTGGACCGGCTGCTGTTCCGCTCCGCCCCGGTGCAGGTCACCGGCGTCGAGGTGGCCGACCACGCGGTGGACAACCACGCCGGCGTGCTGGTCACCGCCCGGGTGCACTACCGGCTGCCGGACCTGCCCAGCCGCTACGACGACGTCGCGGTGGTGCTGGTCGGCCTGGAGGACGGGTCGGTCGTGCTCGCCGCCACCTCGGTGCCGGACGACGCCGACCCCGGGCTGGCGCGGCAGGCCGCGGACGCGCTGGCGTCGCTCGCCGTCAGCTGA
- a CDS encoding prepilin peptidase, with product MTPAQLLVPLAVLVTGLVTAAVAGPLLRRLPEPTAEDPPGYAELPTPRFLLAVGLGSASAAAVAWTALPATVQPLWTVLAVGGVLLAGVDLATTWLPLRLVQLTWAAMAVAALTGAALGGGWAQLVRSAVGAAVAGALYLLVWTASRGGFGFGDVRYAPLLGAAAAAHGWRLLLLALLTGTLVGGVVGLVQLVRRRRGGFAYAPSMLLGAYLAVLTRWTG from the coding sequence GTGACCCCGGCGCAGCTGCTCGTGCCGCTGGCCGTGCTGGTCACCGGACTGGTCACGGCGGCGGTGGCCGGACCACTGCTGCGCCGGCTGCCGGAGCCGACGGCGGAGGACCCGCCGGGCTACGCCGAGCTGCCGACGCCCCGCTTCCTGCTGGCCGTGGGGCTCGGCTCGGCGTCGGCGGCCGCCGTCGCCTGGACGGCCCTGCCTGCCACGGTGCAGCCGCTGTGGACGGTGCTGGCCGTCGGCGGGGTGCTGCTGGCCGGCGTCGACCTGGCGACCACCTGGCTGCCGCTGCGCCTGGTGCAGCTCACCTGGGCCGCGATGGCGGTGGCCGCGCTGACCGGGGCCGCGCTCGGCGGCGGCTGGGCGCAGCTGGTCCGCAGTGCGGTCGGGGCGGCGGTGGCGGGTGCGCTCTACCTGCTCGTCTGGACCGCGTCCCGGGGCGGGTTCGGCTTCGGCGACGTCCGCTACGCCCCGCTGCTGGGCGCCGCGGCGGCGGCGCACGGCTGGCGGCTGCTGCTGCTGGCCCTGCTCACCGGGACGCTGGTCGGCGGGGTCGTCGGCCTCGTCCAGCTGGTCCGGCGGCGCCGGGGCGGTTTCGCCTACGCCCCGTCGATGCTCCTCGGGGCCTACCTCGCGGTGCTGACCCGCTGGACCGGCTGA
- a CDS encoding c-type cytochrome, with protein MRFLSSRRRHPAAKALLLVLGLFVMGAFYTVLAPAGQSSADTGTSQQVEEGRALFAVGCSSCHGLNGEGQASGEIQGPPLAGVGAAAVEFQVGTGRMPMARPEAQAPVKPNRYTPEEVAALAAFVATMGPGPEIPDPSQYDPAGLSEEEIARGGELFRTNCSACHNFEGAGGALPGGKYAPSLYGVSNQHIYEALITGPQQMPVFSDGVLKPEDKREIIAYLNTLHEEPSQGGLELGGLGPVSEGLWGWIIGIGGLSAIAVWIAAKGAKAK; from the coding sequence GTGCGATTCCTGTCCTCCCGACGACGGCACCCGGCAGCCAAGGCGCTGCTGCTGGTGCTGGGGCTCTTCGTCATGGGCGCCTTCTACACGGTGCTCGCGCCGGCCGGCCAGTCGTCGGCCGACACCGGCACCAGCCAGCAGGTCGAGGAGGGCCGGGCCCTCTTCGCCGTCGGCTGCTCCTCCTGCCACGGCCTGAACGGCGAGGGCCAGGCCAGCGGGGAGATCCAGGGCCCGCCGCTGGCCGGCGTCGGCGCCGCCGCGGTCGAGTTCCAGGTCGGCACCGGCCGGATGCCGATGGCGCGGCCCGAGGCCCAGGCCCCGGTCAAGCCCAACCGGTACACCCCGGAAGAGGTCGCCGCCCTGGCCGCCTTCGTCGCGACGATGGGTCCTGGCCCGGAGATCCCCGACCCGTCCCAGTACGACCCGGCCGGCCTGAGCGAGGAGGAGATCGCCCGCGGGGGTGAGCTCTTCCGCACCAACTGCTCGGCCTGCCACAACTTCGAGGGCGCCGGCGGCGCACTGCCGGGTGGCAAGTACGCCCCGTCGCTGTACGGCGTCAGCAACCAGCACATCTACGAGGCGCTGATCACCGGCCCGCAGCAGATGCCGGTCTTCTCCGACGGCGTGCTGAAGCCCGAGGACAAGCGCGAGATCATCGCCTACCTCAACACCCTGCACGAGGAGCCCAGCCAGGGCGGCCTGGAGCTGGGCGGGCTCGGCCCGGTCAGCGAAGGCCTGTGGGGCTGGATCATCGGCATCGGCGGACTCTCGGCGATCGCCGTCTGGATCGCCGCGAAGGGAGCGAAGGCGAAGTGA
- a CDS encoding ubiquinol-cytochrome c reductase iron-sulfur subunit, with protein MDVEAQQRAELETARDVERYPVPDPGLPEHLPRLSDVDDRAADRATRQVATMFGLVPVLAVLFVVIYFAVPRDAVFLGQNAKNIGLGVTAGLALMLIGVGAVQWGRQLMDDHEMVDHRHGAASTQEDVEYVLRELDAGTNESGIRRRKILGYSLGGALAALGLPLIVSFADLGPYPTKRVRAATIESTIWKEGIRLVHDVTYEPIKASEMVIGQLVNAQPENLQEFHGTEYLQEKAKASIIIVRMDPNDIKIPEERRDWQVGGILCYSKICTHVGCPISLWEQQTHHLLCPCHQSTFDLGDSGLVVFGPAARALPQLPITTDAEGFLVARQGFTVPVGPSYFERDSRGDFKGE; from the coding sequence GTGGACGTGGAGGCGCAGCAGCGTGCCGAGCTGGAGACCGCTCGCGACGTCGAGCGCTACCCCGTCCCCGACCCCGGTCTGCCGGAGCACCTGCCCCGGCTGAGCGACGTCGACGACCGCGCCGCCGACCGCGCCACCCGCCAGGTGGCCACCATGTTCGGCCTCGTGCCGGTGCTGGCGGTCCTCTTCGTGGTCATCTACTTCGCGGTCCCGCGCGACGCCGTCTTCCTGGGGCAGAACGCGAAGAACATCGGCCTCGGCGTCACCGCCGGGCTCGCCCTGATGCTGATCGGCGTCGGTGCGGTCCAGTGGGGCCGCCAGCTGATGGACGACCACGAGATGGTCGACCACCGGCACGGTGCGGCCTCCACCCAGGAGGACGTCGAGTACGTCCTGCGCGAGCTGGACGCCGGGACGAACGAGTCCGGCATCCGCCGGCGCAAGATCCTCGGCTACAGCCTCGGGGGCGCGCTCGCCGCCCTCGGCCTGCCCCTGATCGTCAGCTTCGCCGACCTCGGCCCCTACCCGACGAAGCGGGTCCGGGCGGCGACGATCGAGTCGACGATCTGGAAGGAAGGCATCCGCCTCGTCCACGACGTCACCTACGAGCCGATCAAGGCCAGCGAGATGGTGATCGGCCAGCTCGTGAACGCCCAGCCGGAGAACCTGCAGGAGTTCCACGGGACCGAGTACCTGCAGGAGAAGGCCAAGGCCTCGATCATCATCGTCCGGATGGACCCGAACGACATCAAGATCCCCGAGGAGCGCCGCGACTGGCAAGTCGGGGGCATCCTCTGCTACTCCAAGATCTGCACGCACGTGGGCTGCCCCATCAGCCTGTGGGAGCAGCAGACCCACCACCTCCTGTGCCCCTGCCACCAGTCGACCTTCGACCTCGGTGACTCCGGCCTCGTGGTCTTCGGCCCGGCGGCGCGCGCGCTGCCGCAGCTACCCATCACCACCGACGCCGAGGGCTTCCTCGTCGCGCGTCAAGGATTCACCGTGCCGGTCGGCCCGAGCTACTTCGAGCGCGACTCCCGCGGGGACTTCAAAGGAGAATGA
- a CDS encoding urease accessory protein UreD, translating to MLLPAGPVARTPPTVVRVRREHGRLRTVLRGGLLRPQRLHGPDDRCRVGLLAATALLLGGDVVELEVDVGPGVTLDLVDVAGTVAYDGRGVPADWRVDVRVADGGRLRWAGEPFVVADGADVTRSLDLAVADGGRALLRETLVLGRTGQQGGRLRSRTEVRRGGRPVLVEDARLDPATHRRLPGMLGELRVLDSLLAVGADLPEPPVGPTGHRASRFSLPEPGCALGRALLPDLASSPVHRWWAATGETVD from the coding sequence ATGCTGCTCCCGGCCGGTCCGGTGGCCCGGACGCCCCCGACGGTGGTGCGGGTCCGCCGCGAGCACGGCCGGCTCCGGACCGTGCTGCGCGGCGGGCTGCTCCGGCCGCAGCGGCTGCACGGCCCGGACGACCGCTGCCGGGTCGGGCTGCTGGCGGCGACGGCCCTGCTGCTCGGTGGTGACGTCGTCGAGCTCGAGGTCGACGTCGGGCCCGGGGTCACCCTCGACCTGGTCGACGTGGCGGGGACGGTCGCCTACGACGGTCGTGGCGTGCCCGCCGACTGGCGGGTCGACGTCCGGGTGGCCGACGGTGGCCGGCTGCGCTGGGCGGGGGAGCCCTTCGTCGTCGCCGACGGCGCCGACGTGACGCGGAGCCTGGACCTCGCCGTCGCGGACGGCGGCCGGGCGCTGCTGCGGGAGACGCTGGTGCTCGGCCGGACCGGGCAGCAGGGGGGCCGGCTGCGCAGTCGCACGGAGGTCCGGCGCGGGGGCCGGCCGGTGCTCGTCGAGGACGCCCGGCTGGACCCGGCGACCCACCGCCGGCTGCCCGGGATGCTCGGCGAGCTGCGCGTCCTGGACAGCCTGCTGGCCGTCGGCGCCGACCTGCCGGAACCGCCGGTCGGGCCGACGGGGCACCGGGCCAGCCGCTTCTCGCTGCCCGAGCCGGGCTGCGCCCTGGGCCGGGCCCTGCTGCCCGACCTGGCCTCCTCGCCGGTGCACCGCTGGTGGGCGGCGACCGGCGAGACCGTCGACTAG
- a CDS encoding urease accessory protein UreF produces MTAPYLSLLLADGRLPTGAHTQSAGVEPAFQAGMAVSAVPDYLTVRLRTVTEVEAATAVLARRTWLDGAPDRLAGLVTLDAAWRARTVSDVLRDAADLLGRSYLRLAAAVWDLAALVGAGRVWCRAVVVGVTAAEAGLSAAETARLVAFEDVQTVLAAALKLAPFDPALGVAWAVRAQPEVEGLVARVADLTRAADLPAPTAPLLEQWGQQHRDSERRLFRA; encoded by the coding sequence ATGACCGCCCCGTACCTGAGCCTGCTGCTGGCGGACGGGCGGCTGCCCACCGGGGCGCACACCCAGTCCGCCGGGGTGGAGCCCGCCTTCCAGGCCGGGATGGCCGTGTCCGCGGTACCGGACTACCTGACCGTCCGGCTGCGCACGGTCACCGAGGTGGAGGCGGCCACGGCGGTGCTGGCCCGCCGGACCTGGCTCGACGGCGCCCCGGACCGGCTGGCCGGGCTGGTCACGCTCGACGCCGCCTGGCGGGCGCGGACGGTGTCCGACGTCCTCCGCGACGCCGCCGACCTGCTGGGCCGCAGCTACCTGCGGCTGGCGGCCGCCGTCTGGGACCTGGCGGCCCTCGTCGGAGCCGGGCGGGTGTGGTGCCGCGCGGTCGTCGTCGGCGTGACCGCCGCCGAGGCGGGCCTGTCGGCGGCGGAGACGGCGCGGCTGGTGGCGTTCGAGGACGTGCAGACCGTCCTCGCCGCCGCCCTCAAGCTGGCCCCCTTCGACCCGGCGCTCGGCGTCGCCTGGGCCGTCCGCGCCCAGCCCGAGGTGGAGGGGCTCGTCGCCCGGGTCGCCGACCTCACCCGTGCCGCCGACCTCCCGGCCCCGACCGCCCCGCTGCTCGAGCAGTGGGGTCAGCAGCACCGCGACAGCGAAAGGCGGCTCTTCCGTGCCTGA
- a CDS encoding response regulator transcription factor has protein sequence MSSTPQPSAEVATVLLYASDRLTRENIRLALGRKVARDLPVQVLEVATQAAVITALDAGGVDLAILDGEAVPGGMGLCRQLKDEIFRCPPVLVLTGRRDDAWLATWSRADGVLEHPVDPVRLPEVVAGLLRSAAATSPSR, from the coding sequence ATGAGCAGCACCCCGCAGCCGTCCGCCGAGGTGGCCACCGTCCTGCTCTACGCCTCCGACCGGCTGACGCGCGAGAACATCCGGCTGGCGCTGGGCCGCAAGGTCGCCCGGGACCTGCCCGTGCAGGTGCTCGAGGTCGCCACCCAGGCCGCCGTCATCACCGCGCTGGACGCCGGCGGCGTCGACCTCGCCATCCTGGACGGCGAGGCCGTCCCCGGGGGGATGGGGCTGTGCCGCCAGCTCAAGGACGAGATCTTCCGCTGCCCGCCCGTGCTGGTGCTCACCGGCCGCCGCGACGACGCCTGGCTGGCCACCTGGTCCCGGGCCGACGGCGTGCTGGAGCACCCCGTGGACCCGGTGCGGCTGCCCGAGGTGGTCGCCGGCCTGCTGCGCAGCGCCGCCGCGACCTCGCCCAGCCGGTGA
- the ureG gene encoding urease accessory protein UreG, translated as MPDLHLPSTAGSPPGPGPRALRLGVAGPVGTGKSSLIAMVCRELGHELSLAVITNDIYTDEDARFLRSAGVLDPERIRAVETGACPHTAIRDDISQNLLAVEDLERDFAPVDVVLVESGGDNLTATFSPALVDAQFFVLDVAGGGDVARKGGPGIARADVLVVNKTDLAPHVGVDVAQMVHDAEHARDGRTVIALSRTDPASVAQLRGWVLATLERFRSGGLVPADPGPMAPHVHAGADGAVQHLHAGGLLHSH; from the coding sequence GTGCCTGACCTCCACCTCCCGTCCACCGCCGGCTCCCCACCGGGCCCGGGGCCGCGCGCCCTGCGGCTCGGCGTCGCCGGTCCCGTCGGCACCGGCAAGAGCTCGCTGATCGCGATGGTCTGCCGTGAGCTCGGCCACGAGCTCAGCCTCGCCGTGATCACCAACGACATCTACACCGACGAGGACGCCCGCTTCCTCCGCTCGGCCGGCGTCCTCGACCCCGAGCGGATCCGCGCGGTGGAGACCGGCGCCTGCCCGCACACCGCCATCCGCGACGACATCAGCCAGAACCTGCTGGCCGTGGAGGACCTGGAGCGGGACTTCGCGCCCGTGGACGTCGTCCTGGTGGAGTCCGGCGGGGACAACCTCACCGCCACCTTCAGCCCGGCGCTCGTCGACGCCCAGTTCTTCGTGCTCGACGTGGCGGGCGGCGGGGACGTGGCCCGCAAGGGCGGGCCCGGGATCGCCCGGGCCGACGTGCTGGTGGTCAACAAGACCGACCTGGCCCCGCACGTCGGGGTGGACGTGGCGCAGATGGTGCACGACGCCGAGCACGCCCGCGACGGCCGCACGGTGATCGCGCTGTCCCGCACCGATCCCGCCTCGGTGGCCCAGCTGCGGGGCTGGGTGCTGGCGACGCTCGAGCGGTTCCGCTCCGGCGGTCTCGTGCCGGCCGACCCCGGGCCGATGGCCCCGCACGTCCACGCCGGGGCGGACGGAGCGGTCCAGCACCTGCACGCCGGCGGCCTGCTGCACAGCCACTGA
- a CDS encoding peptidylprolyl isomerase — translation MAQTAILHTNRGDITINLFADHAPKTVANFVGLATGTQEYTDPRTGASTTGKFYDGVIFHRIIDGFMIQGGDPLGTGTGGPGYTFADEFHPELAFTKPYLLAMANAGPGTNGSQFFITLGPTPHLNRRHTIFGEVADQASRDVVDAIGNVRTGRNDRPVDDVVIQSVDIAG, via the coding sequence GTGGCACAGACCGCCATCCTCCACACCAACCGCGGCGACATCACGATCAACCTCTTCGCCGACCACGCCCCGAAGACCGTCGCCAACTTCGTGGGCCTCGCGACCGGGACCCAGGAGTACACGGACCCGCGCACCGGTGCCTCCACCACCGGCAAGTTCTACGACGGCGTGATCTTCCACCGGATCATCGACGGCTTCATGATCCAGGGCGGCGACCCGCTCGGCACCGGCACCGGTGGCCCGGGCTACACCTTCGCCGACGAGTTCCACCCCGAGCTGGCCTTCACCAAGCCCTACCTGCTGGCCATGGCCAACGCCGGTCCCGGCACCAACGGCTCCCAGTTCTTCATCACCCTCGGCCCAACGCCGCACCTGAACCGCCGGCACACCATCTTCGGCGAGGTGGCCGACCAGGCCAGCCGCGACGTCGTCGACGCGATCGGCAACGTCCGCACCGGGCGCAACGACCGCCCCGTCGACGACGTCGTGATCCAGTCGGTCGACATCGCCGGGTGA